In one window of Vicia villosa cultivar HV-30 ecotype Madison, WI unplaced genomic scaffold, Vvil1.0 ctg.003308F_1_1, whole genome shotgun sequence DNA:
- the LOC131640771 gene encoding cytochrome P450 94C1-like, protein MSFEDSLSLSLQSTFTFFFFSFTFLFSIFSLLIFISRIKPWCNCNTCKTYLSMTWSKNFINLCDYYTHLLQTSPTATINIHVLGNTITANPENVEYILKTNFNNYPKGKQFSAILGDLLGRGIFNVDGDSWKFQRKMASLELGSVAIRSYAMELVAEEIKTRLIPLIASKTDQNNDVHLDMQDILRRFSFDNICKFSFGLDPCCLVPSLPVSKLAVAFDLSSKLSAQRAMNASPLIWKMMRFFNVGSEKKLKEAIKVVNDMAKEMIKQRREIEIEIGVDSRKDLLSRFMGSLNSNEDEYLRDIVVSFLLAGRDTVASALTGFFMLLSKNPDVEEKIRVELDRVMNPVQEVATFEQTREMHYVNAAIHESMRLFPPVQFDSKFALEDDVLPDGTFIKKGSRVTYHPYAMGRMETIWGPDFMEFKPERWLREGVFVPKCPFKFPVFQAGLRVCLGKELAIVEMKSVVAALVRRFDVRVVGPNQEPRFAPGLTATFSGGLPVKFYERT, encoded by the coding sequence ATGagttttgaagattctctttctctttctcttcaatCTACCttcactttcttcttcttctctttcaccTTTCTATTCTCAATCTTTTCTCTTCTCATCTTTATCTCTAGAATAAAACCATGGTGTAATTGCAACACTTGCAAAACTTACTTATCTATGACTTGGTCAAAAAACTTCATAAACCTATGCGACTATTACACTCATCTTCTTCAAACTTCACCGACAGCAACAATCAATATCCATGTCTTAGGTAACACAATAACCGCAAACCCAGAAAATGTCGAATATATTCTCAAAACAAATTTCAACAACTACCCAAAAGGGAAACAATTTTCTGCAATTCTCGGCGATCTTCTTGGCCGTGGCATCTTCAACGTCGACGGTGATTCATGGAAGTTTCAGCGGAAAATGGCGTCTCTTGAACTTGGCAGCGTGGCGATTCGTTCATACGCTATGGAACTTGTCGCAGAAGAAATCAAAACGAGGTTGATTCCTCTCATAGCTTCAAAGACTGATCAAAACAATGATGTCCATTTGGACATGCAAGATATTCTTAGAAGATTTTCTTTCGACAACATTTGTAAATTCTCATTTGGTTTAGACCCGTGTTGTCTTGTTCCATCACTTCCTGTTTCAAAGCTCGCTGTCGCTTTTGATCTTTCGTCAAAGCTTTCGGCTCAAAGAGCGATGAACGCGTCGCCGTTAATATGGAAGATGATGCGTTTCTTCAACGTTGGGTCGGAGAAGAAGCTGAAGGAAGCTATTAAAGTGGTGAACGATATGGCAAAAGAGATGATAAAACAAAGAcgagaaattgaaattgaaattggagTTGACTCACGAAAAGATCTTCTCTCACGTTTCATGGGTTCTTTGAATTCAAATGAAGATgaatatttgagagatatagtTGTTAGTTTTCTTTTGGCGGGTCGTGATACAGTTGCTTCTGCCTTAACCGGGTTTTTTATGTTATTGTCGAAGAACCCGGATGTTGAGGAGAAGATTCGGGTTGAACTAGACCGGGTAATGAACCCGGTTCAGGAAGTTGCTACTTTTGAACAGACGCGAGAGATGCATTATGTTAATGCAGCTATTCATGAGAGTATGAGGCTTTTTCCACCGGTTCAGTTTGATTCAAAGTTTGCTTTGGAGGATGATGTCTTACCTGATGGAACTTTTATAAAGAAGGGAAGTCGGGTTACTTATCATCCATATGCAATGGGTCGGATGGAAACCATTTGGGGACCCGATTTTATGGAGTTTAAACCGGAAAGATGGTTGAGAGAAGGTGTGTTTGTACCAAAATGTCCTTTTAAGTTTCCAGTTTTTCAAGCAGGTTTGAGGGTTTGTTTGGGAAAGGAATTGGCTATAGTGGAAATGAAGTCTGTTGTTGCGGCTTTAGTAAGACGGTTTGATGTTCGGGTTGTTGGACCGAATCAGGAGCCACGGTTTGCACCGGGTCTAACTGCCACGTTTAGCGGTGGCTTGCCGGTTAAGTTTTATGAAAGAACATGA